The segment aaatgtggTGCAGGTTTCATGGGATTGCAGCTTTTTAAGGCTTTTAACCTGTTTGAGCATCTCATTGTCCTCCATGTATTTCTTGGCAGCTTTGTTGGCGCTGTCAGCCTGAGTCTGCAGAGCGGCGCTGGTGCTCACAGCCGTGGCCAGCTGGTTAATCAGAGTGATGACCCTCCTCATGACACTGTGAGAAAACAGCACCAGAGCTCAATATCACCAGACACACTGACAGTGGGCGATGTCATTCAGGTCGATTAATGCGTACAGCCACAGGAAGAGCGAGAAACCAGAGATGTAGAGGTTCCTCTGAGCTCGGAAGAGCTTCATGTGCATGTGGTCTAACATGTTGGGGAGAAGCTTGGTATCTTTGCTCTGGTCAGCCGTCGAGTACTTCTTCACCTCCCGCAGGGCGTCTGCAGCAGGTTACAACACAACACAGCTCATTctcgggccatccaagatgtaaatgagtttgtttctgcatcagatgtggagaaatgtagcaatgcatcacttgctcgccaatggatctctgtagtgaatgggtgccgtcagaacgagagtccaaacagctgatgaaaacaagcaacatcacaataatccacagcactccagtccgtcagttaatgtcttaaaaagccaaaagctgtgtgtttggaaGAAATTAATGAACAAGTCATctgatctgaatcaggagaggaatctgcacagatcaaacactgtttacaagccaaaataACTCTAAACAAATACGTTTGCTGGAAAAGCATTATCATTAAGCATTATTATGGCTTTGTATTTTGAGTAGACgttatggtttaaagttaaaacgtcttacaaacacacagctattCATATTACAACATGTTGTGATCTGATGtactggagtggtgtgggttactgtgatgttttaatcagatgtttggactctcgttctgacggcacccattcactgcagagcatctattGCTGAGCAAGAGatgtacatttctccaaatctgatgaagataCAAATGCCGCTACTTCTTAGATTGCTAAATTctcagctgtttttattttttggggtgaactattcctttaagacatGGCAGTAAATAAATCAAGAAAATGACATACCGAGGAAGAGAACGATGAGGATTATTATCATGGTGAGAAAGCCCTTGTTCCAGAACTGGGAAAGATGGCTCCAGATGCTCCACTTGAAAACACTTTGCCATCTGCAAACAAGGACGTCAGTAAGAAGCAAGCGGACAACAGTGAAATCATGGATTACAAGGGAACGTTTTACCTTTGAGCGGAGATGAAAGGCAGGCAAAAGATGAGGAGGACACCAATCTCCACATACAAGAACGATGCAACCGCAGTCCACTGCAAGGTCATCTTAAATCAACTGTGTGACAAGGAAACAAAAATATGTTAGTATTTTTtcatacataggcctacacttttaGATAATGCTGTACAAGATTGAAAATAAGCATAATTCATTActaataaaagcttttattacTCTTGACATAACCTGCATCTTATAGTTGCAGACTAACAGAAggtatatgtacatataaaatCAGTATTTAGAAGTACAGTACGATTATCAGACCACAGTGCAGATTTATATAACCATGTTCATgtagttaaaatataaaagtgttgAACTATACTGAAAGTTGAGTGTAAATGACTCTAAAATAAGATGTGGTCAAACaggaaacaaaaaagacaaaagtcgAACTAGAAATTATGACACCACGCAAAGAAGCGAAAAAGCAATCTGTTTACATCTCAcctgtgaaagaaaaaaaggctCCAGGAAAAAAAATTCGGACGAACGACACAAAGCAGAAAAATAAACTAAGCGCGCACACAGGTACAGCAGCACTGCCGTCTCGCGCGAGTGACGTCAACAGACCGCGCGCTTTGCATCGCGCACGCGCGCCTGTCGATCACCGGGTACGTTGAACACGAAACAAAGATTGATTATAAATAGTTGTGTGTTTGACTATTGTTCATAGCAAATACCACGGGCAAGTAGTAAATAAAGCCAACAACTAATATAAAACAACCGCTTAAAAGTGTGTATTTTAAATGAAACACAACAATCGTGCATGGGGcaataatagtaatgataatagtaataccTTCAGATTCAACGTATAACAAATagcaacaaatatttttgtttgataaGATAAGTTAATTCTCAATTTGTATCACTGTATTTCACAAAAATCACCACAGGAGGGCGGAACAGTGCAATTTACAAAAATCACCACAGGAGGGCGCGACAGTGTAATTCACAAAAATCACCAAAGGAGGGCGCGACAGTGTAATTCGCAAAAATCAATGTAGGAGGGCGCAACAGTGtaattcagaaataaaaaaaagtctataaaCATTAAGCATACTGGAAAGTGTTGTACTTAAGAAAACAAGAGAACAGAacacacaataatataataacagatctataaatatgaataaaaatgataaacaaattaataaaaatgataaacaaattaataaatatactgAATATGGTTAAATATACCTTTACGTTACGTGTGCAGATATATTCAAGGAAGAGTTTATGAGTAAACAGAATCATTTCCCAATAACAAATTTTGGGGGAACTGTCGCAAGGTTGGCAATTCTACACCATTCGGACAATTTAGCAGTTTTCCTGTCTGGAAATGTTTATGAAAAATGAGTGAAATAATTTATGGAAAATGTTAATGTCGTGCAGAAACATATGCATGAGGCAcagtataaaaacacattttatttgaaaaggtTCAGTAATCTTTCAGCTAGGTCTGCTTTAACCACAGCTAGAGCAGATGAAATCATCCAAGTCTGTTAAAAGCGCATGCATATAATCATGCAAACTTTGTTATTTTAGCATAGATTCTACGGTCACTTGATGATATCGATATCTGGCCAAATGTTTTTGCATATGTTAAGCTGGCAATTTTTATGcattaacaaaataatacattttcttattttaccAATGCCATGTTGTAATTCTGTAATAAACACAgcatgggaaaaaaataaatgcacacaaacagaaCGATAATTATTCTGGTAGAATGTATTTGTGAATATTTAGTTGTGAGCATCATCAAACAacgaaacaaatattttttatacaaatactcaattttttttttaatttttttttttgcatatttctgGACCCATGCAGTGTATGGtaatatgaatacattttcatgtttgatGTCAATGTTTTGTTCACTTTGTTCAATatgataaataattttaatacaatgtGACCATTTTGATGAATGCATGTACTGTAAACTGCGGTTCAAATGTTTTGGATTCAAAagtcatggctgcatttatttaaccaaaaatacatagtaatataatagtagtaatattgtggaatattactgcaatttaaaataatggttttctattttgatgtactttaaaatataatttattcctgtgatcaaagctgaatttttagcatcactACTCCAGTCCTCAGactcacatgatcttcagaaatcggtaTAATacgctgatttattatcaatgctggATAAAAAGTTAAAGAgaacaatgtttatttaaaactgaaatcttttgtaacaaaatacactacagttcaaaagttttgggtcagtaattgtatttttaattggaaagaaatgaattcatttattcagcaaggatgtgttaaattgatgaaaagtcatcaggttccaaaaaaatattaagcagcacaactctgtccaatattgataataaatcagcatttaaGAACgagttctgaaggatcatatgacactgaaaactggagtaatgacattaaaattaatctttgatcacaggaataaattatactttaaactatataaaaatataaaaccgttattttaagttgcaataatatttcacaatattaagttTGTTTCTGTAAttctgctcaaataaatgcagacgtGATGATGAAATTTACATTCAGGTAAATATTCACATGCGTAGTAGTTTCtcactagtgatgtgtcgttcgtgaacgaatcgttctttttgaacgaatcttttaggtgaacgaatcgttctcgttcacgtaatccactgactcatatttctcgttcagtgaagttcctccctccacagcagcgcggcgctataagcagcgcatgcgcagctcagtgaaccgggtaacaactgtttcatcctgtcaaagaattactcaacctcgagccaatagccttcgagtatgagatgtgacagagtatttgatttgttgaatgtagtgaacgaatacgcccttcaatgaacgagtttcatatgagtctgaactagatctagagatcttatcgttcgtgaacgaaatgactgaactggtacccatgtcgttcgtgaatgagttgaatgagctgatacatatcgttcctgaatgaaatgactgaactggcacacatgtcgtacgtgcacgagttgaatgatacatctcgttcgtgaatgaaatgactgacctgatggtcagggtatattctggcaaaccgtttaccaatcacgtttctcaatcggcaaagcacatgtcgttcgtgcacgagttgaatgatttagtaaatctcgttcgtgaatgaaatgactgaactggcacacatgtcattcgtgaacgagctgaatgaacggataaatgtcgttcgtgaatgaaatgaactggtacatagcttatctcgttcgtgaacgaaatgaatgagagtaaaccgggtcagtctgccatttagcatgtcaatctcgcaaaaatgcaaagcgcagttataggtactgtactgtgcacatacgcttgttttgatatttagcaactccacgtttaatccacgattgatgaatgtgaatatataatatacaaactgtctgaccaaacaattaaaatgctatttaggcaagaaaaccttgtgctttgttcatctgaacaacttaattagactttatatattgaatgcgattatacacacattttaataaagccagatcagtttttgcagcaagtgaatacgttcgttgatttaagacataacaacataatacactttttttgccatctgctggcttattttgtgtaatacgaagaaatggtcactgaacgaatcagtgaacgattctgaacgaatcattttggtgaacgaactgaaaatgaacgaatctctagaaagaatcataatttccaccactatttCTCACTTCCCTTTGTCAGTGTTGGTGGGTGTGTTTAACCTTTGAACTTGTGTCCACGAGAAACGAAATTAGCATGTATTTACAATTATCACGTGATAAATAATTGAAGACAATCTAAAATTAGTTAAATTTAGCATAAGCAATAAAATATGTCTTGTATTAAACTATATGAAAATATTCATAACCAATCGCCGTCGCGCGCCCTTCCATGTTGTGACGCAGGAATTCTACGTCACTGATGAAGTGGCAATGATGGAGGCTAGTCCGGAATCAACAGCGAGTTCACTGCTGAAATCTGGTAAATCCAGTTTAAATATGATTTCTCCTTCtgatatgtatatgtgtatgtgttttagaCGTTTAGCAGGATAATTAATCACCTCGATCGGCACCTTTAGCGGCGTTATTAGCACTTAACTCGGTGTAACCGGATCTACAGGCAGTGCGCGCTCCTCTTATGCGTTTTACAAATCCTGATCCTTTTCCTTCCAGAGTGCTACACCGATTTCCTGAAAGAGGATTTTGATGTGAAGACGTACACAGCTCAAGCCATTCATCATGCTGTCATTGCAGAGCAGCTGGCGAAGCTGGCAGAGGGCATCAGTCAGCTGGATAAAGAGCTGCACAGCCAGGTAGACACACACCTGTCCGGATGAGACACACACCTGGAGTGCGAAATTTTGGGAACTCCTTGCAGAAtctttgaaaatgtgaataatctcaacaaaataagagagagagcgtactaaatgcatgttattttttattgttttttttttcatgcagcaATTTTTTtggtcttgtggactaaatgtaaacatgttttatgtacaaaatcttactcaggacagtactaattaaaaaatatcatgCGTTTAGTATGATCTCGCTTATTTTTTAGTTTTCACAAGTTctccaagggttcccaaactttcgaaTGCCACTGTACACCTGTCTGGATGAACAGCTCTCAATGCAGATCTGTGTTAGGATCATGGACATCAATTTAGAAAGTGCCTTAATGCTTCATAGGTCACCTCTAAGCACAGGAAActacatgaataataaaaacataccAAGTTAGCACACATTATAAGTTGAATAGcaatattatgtttgtttttttatcacaGGTTGTGGCCAGACATGAAGATCTGCTAGCTCAGGCAACCGGGTTCGAATCTCTCGAAGGTAATACTTCATTATCTGCTTCACATTTTAAGCTTATGCAATCTTATAATATTAGTTTCCAAACCAGTGAAATGGTAGGAAACGGCTAGATAAAAATGGCATGGAGTGAGATCACATATGTAGAAGTTGCAGTGTGCAATTTTCCCCCTTCTAGTACATTTACAAATAGTTTTCCTCTGGGAAATAACTGACAACTTGCCTATAGATGTTTCCACGTTATAATCTGGGATACTGAAACGTTGTTAATATTAAAACACTGACGCCATACCCCTGCAAGGACTTCAGATGATGCCAACTCTAAATCAACATATGAAACTGGCAAATTGTCCTTATGTTGCAATCATTGTGACGTGTAATCACAGGTTTtcctaaaagaaaatgtaaagttAACCAACTGCTCGAATTGGACATTGACACAGTCACCTCTGATAAAAGATTACTCTTAATTGTAATctaggcaaaaaaataaaaaatctgtaaagatgcttttaatTGATATGTATCGTGAAAGCgctttacaaataaatgtgaattgaatGCACATGCAGTTTTGCAGCTGTCCACCAGGGGAGTCCCTTGTCACATCTCCAGTTCTTGCTCAGTGCATGTAGTTTAGCTCTTTCTGAGCATGGACTTGAGTGGTGTTTTTACTTCCAGGTGTCTTACAAATGATGCAGACCAGGATCGCAGCTCTCCAGAGTGCTGTGGACAGGTAAATGACTTCATTAAAAGCACTGAAATTGTCCGCGTTTTAAAAGAAAGTGGTGGTCATGTGCATAATTAATAGAAGTCTGTGGTATTTGTGTActataaattaaaaatggcatTCTCCAATAAGTCAGATGCTTTGTAgtgttttattaatgcatttctgATATCTCTCTGCTTTCTTTCTCAGGATAAGAACTAAAATCGTTGACCCTTATAATAAGATTGTGACGCGGACAGCCCAGCTCGCCCGCTTACaggttattttattacttttatatcTGCTTCTGTCTTGtcatgtctctctgtctctgagagaCATTCTGCAGAACTATTATATCTTCATTGTCCTGCTTTACAAACACTGCACGCTTTCACTCAGAAGCTTGATTTCCATGTTTATTGGCTCACCATCTGATATAGATACAACCCTGTCTTCACAACTGTTTGCAGTTATGACAGATTCTGTAATACACCtagcatgcacaaaaaaaaaagagaaatgcacacaaacaaaaagaGTCATTCTGGTGAAACAGATGTTTTTGAATACTGATTTGTGATTATCATCTATAACGATAcagattttctaaatatttgaacacatctaaaaaaaaaattataatttgaataaaagtAAATGGATTTTCAAAATTTTAccatatcaaatttttttttaaaaatatataagttgTCTTTCAGAAATCTTTTAAGAGTGTAATTAGTATGACCTCATATatctcttaaaggaatagttattatttattcactctcatgttatTCTAAATCCAGTAGTAAGTAGtatctctataaaaaaaaaaaaaaaaaaagttcatagtGCCTGTGTTGCCATAATCCATATCTTCCGAAGCTTGTATGTTCTaccttttactgtactttttgttCTTTTCGTAACTTGACAGATGTGGTCACTATGTGCTGTCATGGTAAAGTTCAAAACATCTATTCTGTCTGAAGGAAAGTCATTTGTGCACCTGTGGGGAAATAAAACCTGTTTCTCTGCTGTTATCTGACTGTTGCAAGGCAAGAAAAATGCACGCTTTCATCATGTTAGCTTTCTGCCCTCGGTTCACATCATGTCATCATGAGTGAAGCTTCAAGtctgcagaaaaaataaataataataatttggaccTGGAACCTAAGGGCATCTATAAAATACAGCTAAACGAAATATAGCTTTGGTTATGAAATGTTCCCATTTACTCTCAAAACCTCCTTTTCTTGTGCGGCTTTTTTGAAGCATAACCACCATCACAAACTCCAAGATGATCCGTCAGTGGTTTGCTGAATGTTTTGCATTAGACATTCCTGTATACAGCcgatttcaaatgaaaaaaaaatatccaattGTTGAGTATGTGGCACCACAGGaacctaatatatattttttaatttacagaagaatttaatttgtttaaaatctgaaaatatttagtccctgtaagaatatttttttcaccAGTGTGCCTGAATTATTAGTGGAAATTGGGCATGCATCACTATTAATATtgcttatacagtatattttttatatatatatatatatatatatatatatatatatatatatatgtgtgtgtgtgtatgcatatgtgtgtacatatatagttttttatttgcaCACAATAATACAAGGTTAAAAACAAGTCAGATAATTTGATTAAGCTTTGAAGTATCTTTACCCTAGAAGTTAAGTCTCAAACTGATCTAAGGTTTATACCCTAAACTACCCTTCAAGAAAAAGCTCAAATGTTCTTTTGTTATATAGTTGATTCTTGTCTAAAGGTATGTCAGTGTGGTTTTATTGTTTAAACTTGTTTACGTGTCcattattagaaaaaaatgacAGACTATTTTGTAGTTGTATAATGTATTTATTCTTGTCTTTGACTGCGGTATATCTGATGGCacaatcatttattcattccaTGCGGTCTCTATCCGAGTCTGTCCTGTCCTTGCCTTGAGCAACAcattttaatgtagttttttttattcctcGTAAGATTAAGACCAGACCTGAGGAGGGGGACACAGCTGAAGTTTTTTCCTGTTATCCTTTTGTAATTTTTCCTTCATGATATCTGACGCACTGTCAGTctgtcacagacacacacacagaatcagcTGCACCTATTCACCTAAAACCAGAAAAGAGTGACCTCTACGAGTCCTTCATCCTCCTGCGGTCTGCCCACAGGCTTGATCGTCACCACACTATATTCTTTATTAAATGTGTGGCACAGTTGCATGTTTTAAGCACAAATGCACTGGTTTAAATACATTTCCTATTTCTTTTATATTGTCGTGTCTGTTGGCTGTTATGgagtttataaaatgtttattaatgcctTTATGTGTGTGAAATGCATTGAAAATGAATTGAGAGCTTATTCCAGTGCTAAAACAACCCAGTGAGATGATGCACATCCTTCTCCTTGATTTAAATAATACACAGTTGTCATGAAGCACCACTTACAAATTCATTAGTTCAAGATTTGTGTGAAAGTAAATTATGCTATTATCCTATTAACGGTTTGGTAGGCTTTTCAAAAAGACCCCTGAGTCTTGATTATATTTTGATCTCTAAATGAACCTCCTTAAATTTAGTCTTACAGACTAAAATTATAAGTTTGATTGGTAAAACCACACTTTTCcttaaaggcacagttcacccaaaaatgaaaatcgtcatcatttgctcaccctctgGTTGTTTCAAACCTCTATGAGTTTGTTTcctatgttgaacacaaaaaggTAACAAACAAtcgctggtagccattgacttctatatatatttatatatgaatgatcTTCTTTTGTGGTATCTTTATTTTTGGAGGAACTATCCCACACCAATCCACACTATTTATCCTTCTTGTCTGtagaacaaaatgtgttttacgaGGGGTATTAATACCATGATTTTACACTAGGAGCATGAAGTATGGGTAGCTAATATCAGATTTCCAGTTTAATTGTAGGTACAATCTCTGTCATGAAAACTAACGGTTGCCATATGATATGATATCACTTCATCATAATGTGGGCATCACAGATTTGCTTGTGCTGGCTGTCACAGGCCCATAAGTCACCGTGTTAACACAGGAATGAGATGTCTTCTCTTATTCTGGCTGGCAGGTGGCGTGTGACCTGTTGAGGAGGATTATTCGTATCCTGTACCTGAGCAAGCGACTGCAGGGGCAGCTGCAGGGGGGCAGCAGAGAGATCACGAAAGCTGCCCAGAGCCTCAACGAGCTGGGTGAGTGACCTACCACAGCCTTTTCCCACTGTATACATTAACCTTTCATGTGAGGAAAACATAAGAACCTGGATTTTTATTTTCCTagttattgcatttttatttttgcttatagGATTGGGTTTTTTGAGCATTTAGCGACGATGCATTTTTGAGCTCCTGTTTTCTGGCCACTTATTACAAAAGTTATCGTATCCTCCACTTTTGTGTGAATGCCGTTAGTTCAGTCTTGCACTGTTTCCAGGTCGCCCTGTTCTTGTGGCCTGAATGTTTTGCTGAGTTTGCTACGCAGGTGCGAGGACTGTCTGAAACTGGTTCTGAAACTGTGTGACCTGCTTTGGAGATATTTTTGGTTTCGCTTCATTGCAACCCCGTCGATTAACGTCTGACCCGAATAGCACTTACGAGGGACATCACCGTTCCAATAGTGACCTGAGTGCATTATAATAATCTCATAGAGCTTAAAGTTGACCCCGTTTATTTTCTCAGTGCACGCTCCAGGTGCTATTGACCCTTCTCGTGTCATAAAGCACCTTTCCCGATCCGGTCAATTCCTGTTGCATCGAACTAAAGCCTGTCCCATGTTGAAAATCCTGTTTCACTAGAAAAGCCACATGTGAACTGAGTTGAGACGGTGTTTGATGTTGACTTTAGTGGTGTTGAACTGATTGTCAACCATGTCGTTTTAGGACACTGGCATATTATTGTCTGGAATCCATGTTGTTGTGGACATCATCTGAAATGTGAAACTTGTTTTCGGTCATGGCTTTAATGGCTGTAATATCAGATTCATATCGACTCGTACTCTGTTGACCCTTTGTTTGTACATTTGCCTAGATGTCATATTGAGAGATAAATAGCGCAATGCAAATCAAGTTTGTGTGACAGTTAAAACACATCTTCATTATTGAGTCCCAGGCCCTGTGGGATAGATTCCAGTGAAGACCAGCTTCTTCGTAGTTTCTATTTGCATATTGTTTTCAAATGAAGCTAAATCAAAGCAGGTGAACAGAAGTTTCCCATCGTGTTATGGAGGGCATGCTGAGTTTTGCATTCACCACTTGCATGAGCTCTGTTTTTTGAGTTGCTTTGTTAGCATTTCAGTTATGAGTTTTTCCACGGTCTGTGTTGGCAGTAGCTCCTTTAATTGAGCTGTAGTCATATTCTCTTTGTGACAGAATATGATTCAGTAATATGTTTTCCATCCACTGAATTATTTATCATGTCAAAGTGAGGGTCATGTTTGGGTTCTTCTCACCCAGCTAATGGATTACAGAGACATCTTTGCATTAGCGTCACCATCCAAGACGAGACAATTAGACTGCACTAACAGCACCTGTCCTTCTTTTCACGCGGTGCTCCGCTTTTATGCCTTCCCTCCACCCCCTCGAGGTTTAACATGAACAGCCAGGGTCTGATATGATATCATTATCTGTATGTGCGCCTCTCTGGCTTCCAGCGTAGAATGCGGTCTAAGAAATCTCCCATTAGGCAacctgttttaaaatatatactgtcactttggataaaagcgtctgctaaatgcaatgcataaatgtaatttaatttaggtTTAATTGACCAATCGCTTTCCTGTTTACAATAACTGTATGAGATGTTAGCTGAGACCTCATTGTGTTCCAGTGTAGTGTTGATCGGATGGACAGCatatgggtcaaagacgttaagatgtccgcatcaagaaaaatgtacaaaagtgattttgcgtccatagaaagcacattaaatgttagtaaaatgtctacttttaaggttttaaatacgtttttggagcataaaatgtcataatttggttgaaataatgttacaacacaatatttatgcaaaaattcaaacaacatgcttattctgacgtgcacttattaaaatatctaaaagaataatggagcatattaaattttactgtgttttagattagtacaaaattcttactgacaaatgggcaaaacctaggatagtggcaaatgttaaaaatgtaaaattacaactcattagtatttggggtgaaagtaattagtcttttaatatgtcataaatagatttttgttgtaaatatgcctgacaagattgttacactgaatgacattttactgggtgtcttctgtaaatcaggggaaaatgtatgctatttattttttgctcagaaaaacaaaaacaaaattgaaattaaataaaacagaaaactttttgcatttttggggggaaaactacaacagtttaaagcagtattacacttttttttttaatgcttaaacactttttcgtctttgacccatatacctttttttttactatccAACTTACCATTGTGGCATTAAATCAAAAGACTCAAATCTTCTTTGTCATTAACTTTATAAGCCATTTGTTATTTTCATGGTTTATCTCACTGCGTACACAAGCCTGAAATAGATTGAATTATTGCGATCCTTAGTAACACAATAATGACAGCTCACCATCTTGCTAACATGATTTATGAATCCCTTCCCAGCGATGTAAGGTTTGGATGGTCAGCCAGATGCACTGATGAATAGTTGAACTCTAAATG is part of the Carassius gibelio isolate Cgi1373 ecotype wild population from Czech Republic chromosome A4, carGib1.2-hapl.c, whole genome shotgun sequence genome and harbors:
- the LOC127978961 gene encoding B-cell receptor-associated protein 29; protein product: MTLQWTAVASFLYVEIGVLLIFCLPFISAQRWQSVFKWSIWSHLSQFWNKGFLTMIIILIVLFLDALREVKKYSTADQSKDTKLLPNMLDHMHMKLFRAQRNLYISGFSLFLWLVMRRVITLINQLATAVSTSAALQTQADSANKAAKKYMEDNEMLKQALTEDKGEGGKTADPEENRLLKKEVQRLTEDLKSSTDALKKTKSDLDAMKKQTEGLTKEYDRLLQEHQELQNQMESGHKKDN